From one Mya arenaria isolate MELC-2E11 chromosome 4, ASM2691426v1 genomic stretch:
- the LOC128232584 gene encoding neuronal acetylcholine receptor subunit alpha-10-like — protein sequence MNCKVLAVLSCIGIVVCSKSETYKNRHHLRDDLMYKYEKDVMPDSIDGNAVNVSIGVDLLRIIDMDNQILTLDTVITEIWQADNLKWRPGHVGGLEEIRLPSDLIWKPDLALADGAGKTVFIKSEDTNVIINSSGFVSWYPPVKTKTFCSYGELQNGDEIECHLTLYSWTHSTSTLDLKLQADEMDTSNLDVDFNPHWKLVSTHADVKHKVYSCCPESYAQASFTFRLRYVA from the exons ATGAACTGCAAAGTACTAGCTGTTTTGTCTTGCATCGGCATTG TTGTGTGCAGCAAATCCGAAACTTACAAGAACCGCCACCACCTGCGTGATGACCTTATGTACAAGTACGAGAAAGACGTCATGCCCGACAGTATCGACGGTAACGCGGTCAACGTATCAATAGGCGTCGATCTCCTACGAATCATTGACATG GATAACCAGATTCTTACGTTGGATACAGTCATAACAGAGATTTGGCAGGCGGATAATCTCAAGTGGAGGCCTGGTCACGTGGGTGGCTTAGAAGAGATCAGGCTGCCCTCTGACCTTATCTGGAAGCCCGACCTCGCTTTGGCTGACGG GGCCGGGAAAACGGTCTTTATTAAATCCGAGGACACCAATGTCATCATCAACTCTAGCGGATTCGTAAGCTGGTACCCTCCTGTGAAAACCAAGACGTTCTGCTCTTACGGCGAATTACAGAACGGCGATGAAATCGAGTGTCACTTGACGTTATACTCCTGGACCCACAGCACCTCTACGCTCGACCTTAAACTACAGGCTGATGAGATGGACACCAGCAACCTCGATGTCGACTTCAATCCTCACTGGAAGTTGGTCTCGACGCATGCCGACGTCAAACACAAAGTATACAGCTGCTGTCCCGAATCGTACGCACAGGCTTCATTCACGTTTCGCCTCAGATACGTCGCCTAG